GGCCGGATACGCCATAGATGGAACGGAACACCCCTTCCAGCATCAGCGTGATACCAAAGGTCAGCAGCAGGCCATACAGATGATCAAGCTTGTACAGCCAGCGCAGCATGGTCTTTTCTATGATGATGCCAAACAGCCCTACCAGCAAAGGCGCAGCAAGCAACATGACCCAGTAATTGATACCAAAATAATTCATGCCCATCCATGCGAGGAAGGCACCCATCATATACAGGGCACCATGGGCAAAATTGATTACATTGAGCAAGCCAAAAATCACAGCCAGACCCAGAGACAGCATCGCGTAAAACGAGCCGTTGACCAAGCCCAGCAACAGCTGGCTCAGCATCGCTTGCAGCGGAATACCAAATATTTCCATGGCACGCTAAATAAAAAATGGATGGAAAGGGGAAGACCTCTCAACACAGAGGCACGGAGACACAGAGAAAATCAGGAGAAAAGCCGCATCTTTCTGGCTGATCAGTAAGCAATTTTTCTGTGAAAGACTCTGAGAGAAACGGTTTCGTTTTTAACATTGGAAGCATCGCGACGAAGTCCGCGACGCTTCCATTTCAAATTACAGGCACGGCATAAAATTCAATTCCCGGGATGCAGAGCAAGGCGCAAAACACAGCAATACTTTAGTATTGCGAGGCTTTGCAACGCAGCTATGCGCCCGGAAATTGGATTTTATTTCCAGAGGGAGCACTTGGATTCTGATTTAGTCGTGAAGGCTTGTTCACCCGGAATAGTCTGCGCCACCTTGTAATAATCCCAAGGTTCTTTCGACTCAGCGCTGGTCTTTACCTGCATGAGATACATGTCATGGATCATGCTGCCGTCGCCACGGATGTAACCATTTTTCGCATAGATGTCATTGACCTTGGCAGCCTTCAGTTTTTCCATGACCTTGGCTGTGTCATCCGTACCGGCTGCCTTGACGGCATTCAGGTAAGTCAGGGTCGCTGAGTAATCAGCGGCTTGCAGACTGGAGGGCATTTTCTTCATTTTTTCAAAATAGCGGCGCGACCATTTGCGCGCTTCTTCGTTCTGGTTCCAGTACCAGCTATCAGTCAGGTACATACCTTGCGTGGCATTCAGACCCAGCGAGTGGATGTCATTGATAAACATCAGCAAGCCAGCCAGTTTCATGGTCTTGGTAATGCCAAATTCATTCGCCGCTTTTACGGCATTGATGGTATCGCCACCAGCATTTGCCAGGCCCAGGATTTGCGCCTTGGAAGCCTGTGCCTGCAACAGGAAAGAAGAAAAGTCAGATGCTGACAAAGGATGTTTGACCGAGCCCGCCACCGTACCGCCATTGGCTTTGACAACATTGGCAGTGTCGCTTTCCAGTGAAGCACCAAAGGCATAATCGGCAGTCAGGAAATACCAGCTCTTGCCACCCTGTTTGACAACAGCAGAACCCGTGCCCTTGGCCAGTGCCACGGTGTCGTAGGCATAATGGATGGTATTGGCTGTACATTCTTCATTCGTCAGGCGGGCTGTGCCGGCGCCGATGGAAATGAAGATACGTTTCTTTTCAGCAGCCACTTTGGACATGGACAAAGAAGTACCGGAATTGGTACCGCCTATCAGCATATCGACGCCATCGCGGTCAAACCATTCACGGGCACGACTGGCTGCAATATCGGCCTTGTTTTGATGGTCGGCTGTGACCAGTTCGATTTTCTTGCCCAGTACTGTGCCGCCAAAATCGGCAATCGCCATCTTGATAGCTTCTGCACCGCCCTGACCATCGATATCAGAATACAGACCGGAAATATCGGTGATAAAACCTATCTTGACCGTGTCACCAGACACTTGCGCATTTGCATTCAGCGCCAGGCCAGCCAGTGCAGCGGAAACAGCGAGACTTGCTACTTTTAATTTCGTGAATGTTGCTTTCATGCGTCTTCTCCAATCATATTTTTATTCAAACCTGCTTCACCAAGACAGCGAGGCAGTTACTTAACCATGCCAACCAAACACACTTACATTACACGCCCAATAATTCATTCAGGACCGGCATTTTTTCCTGCAATTGCGCAGACGCAAAACTCTCGACGATCTGCCCATGCTCCATGACATAAAACCTGTCCGCCAGCGGAGCAGCAAAGCGGAAATTCTGTTCAACCATGACGATGGTATAACCCTTGGATTTGAGCATCGTGATCATGCGCGCCAAAGCCTGCACGATGACCGGTGCCAGGCCTTCGGAAATTTCATCTAGCAGCAACAGGCGGGCACCCGTGCGCAAGATACGAGCAACTGCCAGCATCTGTTGTTCACCGCCAGACAGGCGTGTGCCCTGGCTGTTTTTACGTTCTGCCAGATTGGGGAACATCTCGTAAATCTCGGCAACCGACATACCCTGGTCATCTTTCGATACCGAGGGTGGCAGCATCAGATTTTCTTCTGTGGATAAGGATGAAAATATCCCCCGCTCTTCCGGGCAATAACCTACGCCCAGATGAGCAACCTTATAAGTTGGCAGGTGGATAGCCTCTTGTCCATTGATCTTGATCGAGCCTTTGCGTGCACCAGTCAGGCCCATGATGGCGCGCATGGTCGTGGTACGCCCGGCACCGTTACGACCGAGTATGGTCACGACTTCGCCCTGGTTCACTTTCAGGTTCACGTCATGCAGGATATGCGATTCACCATACCAGGCTTGCAGGCCGGTAATTTCCAGTGCCGGATTTGTACTCGTATTTTTACTCGTGGCACTCATGCATGCGCCCCTTCCAGCTCGCCGCTGGTACTGCCCATATAGGCTTCCATGACTTTGGGATTGGTGGATACTTCCTTGTACGTGCCTTCAGCCAGCATGGCACCGCGCTGCAAGACCGAGATCTTGTCGCAAATACCTGACACCACGTTCATATTATGTTCCACCATGAGGATGGTGCGGCCCGCCGACACCTTCTTGATCAGCTCGGTCACGCGATGCACATCTTCATGGCCCATGCCTTGCGTGGGTTCATCGAGCAACATCATTTCTGGTTCCATCGCCAGGGTGGTGGCTATTTCCAGCGCACGCTTGCGGCCATAGGGCAGATCGACGGTGACCGTGTCAGCGAACGAAGTCAGATCGACTTCGGCCAGCAATTCCATGGCACGTGCATTGAGCTGGTTCAGCGATTGTTCGCTTTTCCAGAAATGAAAGGATGTGCCGAGTTTTCTTTGCAAGCCTATGCGTACGTTTTCCATGACAGTCAGGTGCGGGAACACTGCTGAAATCTGGAATGAACGTATGATGCCCTGACGCGCAATCTGGGCC
This is a stretch of genomic DNA from Undibacterium sp. KW1. It encodes these proteins:
- a CDS encoding ABC transporter substrate-binding protein, with product MKATFTKLKVASLAVSAALAGLALNANAQVSGDTVKIGFITDISGLYSDIDGQGGAEAIKMAIADFGGTVLGKKIELVTADHQNKADIAASRAREWFDRDGVDMLIGGTNSGTSLSMSKVAAEKKRIFISIGAGTARLTNEECTANTIHYAYDTVALAKGTGSAVVKQGGKSWYFLTADYAFGASLESDTANVVKANGGTVAGSVKHPLSASDFSSFLLQAQASKAQILGLANAGGDTINAVKAANEFGITKTMKLAGLLMFINDIHSLGLNATQGMYLTDSWYWNQNEEARKWSRRYFEKMKKMPSSLQAADYSATLTYLNAVKAAGTDDTAKVMEKLKAAKVNDIYAKNGYIRGDGSMIHDMYLMQVKTSAESKEPWDYYKVAQTIPGEQAFTTKSESKCSLWK
- a CDS encoding ABC transporter ATP-binding protein, whose protein sequence is MSATSKNTSTNPALEITGLQAWYGESHILHDVNLKVNQGEVVTILGRNGAGRTTTMRAIMGLTGARKGSIKINGQEAIHLPTYKVAHLGVGYCPEERGIFSSLSTEENLMLPPSVSKDDQGMSVAEIYEMFPNLAERKNSQGTRLSGGEQQMLAVARILRTGARLLLLDEISEGLAPVIVQALARMITMLKSKGYTIVMVEQNFRFAAPLADRFYVMEHGQIVESFASAQLQEKMPVLNELLGV
- a CDS encoding ABC transporter ATP-binding protein, which translates into the protein MTDVILETKRLTKEFKGFTAVSDVNLQVQRGHIHALIGPNGAGKTTCFNLLTKFLVPTSGQILFNGRDITSAKPAQIARQGIIRSFQISAVFPHLTVMENVRIGLQRKLGTSFHFWKSEQSLNQLNARAMELLAEVDLTSFADTVTVDLPYGRKRALEIATTLAMEPEMMLLDEPTQGMGHEDVHRVTELIKKVSAGRTILMVEHNMNVVSGICDKISVLQRGAMLAEGTYKEVSTNPKVMEAYMGSTSGELEGAHA